The DNA window CTTGCTAATCATAAAGAATTAAATATAGACGTTATCACGCCACtgtattattaaaaaaaagatacaaACAACAATTGTTGCACGCGATTTGTATGACCTTTGACCAAAGACACAGAAGAGCATTGTCTCATATTCCATTGGAACCGCGTTTGATTATatacttgttttattttcttttcttttcttttaaattgatTAACATTATTTACACTCCGCATTTAATTAAGTATACCCCACTCTAAATAAACCTTAAAAAAACATAACAGCTATGACTACACctcaatttatgttttttttggaCTTCTTTTCAATCTGCGCCCCATGGTGCCCAACGCCGTCTCTCTCACACATATGACCAACACCGGATTTTAGCAATGCAATCACCAAACTGGTCACCGATGGTCCCACAAGAAccacacaaattgcaataatatTTTCCGACCAATCCCGCCTGGCCGCCTCGAATTGTCGATCATAGCTACCAAAATCGTGCTCTAAAACTCGCGGTCGCATAAACTGCAAGAATATTTTCATTACATATTTTCATTTGAGATACTCGTGATTCTCTCATTACTTAATTATTAAACAATATGGATATGGATTTCATTTATGTGTACACCAGAGAGTAGAGAACTAGAGGTCACATGCATCATTGTAGCTCGAATattttcaaagttgaaaatgCATTGCCTGTCATCCTCACGATGACATATATTATATtatgcttttctttttatatttcttgTAGTAGTGGATTAGCATTAATACTATATTAATCAAACACGACCACTAACCCCTCCTACTTTACTTATGGTCTTATATAACTAAAAGAAATAACTAAAAGAAATAACAAAGCCAAAGTACCAAAAGCCAACAACAGCAAACTGAAAGTGTAAGCAAAAAAAGCAGAACCAAACCACAAAAAGATGGATGATCAAGAGGAAGACAATCCCTCACCATTTTGGCTCCAAAACACCAGTCCCCGCCACTGCCTCCGCCGCCGCGACTCCTTTTCTTTAATATTCAATTCcggtttcattctcatcttcttaTTAGCCATTGCGTTTCTTCTTATCTTCGTTATCGTTCCTTCCTTTCTCTCCTTTACTGCTAAGATTGTTAAACCGCATTTGGTCAAGAGAAGTTGGGATTCATTGAATCTAGTTCTAGTACTTTTTGCGATTGTCTGTGCGTTTCTCAGCAAAACCAGTAACAGCAACACCAGCAGCGGCAGCGGCAGAACCAATGATAACCATTTTGCagcttcaagttcaagttcaagttATTATGGAGATCGGAACATCTATAGCCAAACCAAAAACGAGGCTCAGAAATCGAATCCATCAACGCCACAAAGTAATGATCGTTGGTACGATTTTCCAGATCGAACGGCTTATAACAAGTTGAACAGACTAAGAAGCGGCCGCTCGTACCCAGATCTACGGCAGGAATCGTCCTGGGTTACCGGTGATGAACGGTGGCGATTCTATGATGATACCTTTGTCAGTCAAAGATCTGATCAATGGCTGCCCGAGTCTCAAGAAGTCAGAGATAATCGCACCGGGAGTACTAAGGAGGTTGAGGTGGACAATTCGGCGAGTATTACTCGTCAGAAGGAAGTTTCACTACCTCCAAGAACATCTCCGCGGCCGGCGCCTGAACCGTTACCTCCACCCCCACTAGCTCCAGCTGTTGCTACACAGTCGTCCCAGCAGCAGCCACCACAATCGAGCCAAGCTCTGCTGTCTAAGGCGGTGAGGAGGAAAGCAAAGAGGAGACATACTGAAGAAGATAATGGAGGTGAAGGAGGAAGTAAGAACATGGATGCGGAAGTAAAGAATGTGATCTATCGACCACAGCCATCACCGGCTGCACCTCCATCGCCACCGCCTCCTCCGCCGGTGTTTAGCACGAGTGGGAAGAAGAGAGGCAAGGATTTACTGATTTCActtagaagaagaaagaagaagcagaGACAAAAGAGTGTTGAGAATCTTGAGAGTCTATTCGATCCTCAACCTCACAATTTGTATTCGCAACCACCACCATCAGCGCCGCCACCTCCGCCGCCACCTCCACCAGCATTCTTGCAAGGTCTATTCTCTTCAAAGAAAGGTAAAGCCAAGAAAGTTCATTCTGTCTCAGCAGCATCACCTCCTCCTCCGCCACCTCCGCCGGCGCGTGTATCAAGGAATGTGTATCATTCGGCACAATCGCTCGAAGCGAGCGCGTTGAGTCCTACGAAGGCCCAAAGCGCACAAGCCGCGGCCCATAAGGCTCCAAAACCTGTGAAGACGAGCATCTCTAATTCTGCGGCAGACGATAATGTAGATAGTGGAAATGCATCGCCATTGATTCCGATTCCCCCGCCACCGCCTCCTCCGCCGTTCAAAATGCCAGTGTGGAGGTATGTGGTGGAAGGTGACTATGTTAGACTAAAGAGCATATCACGCAGTGCGTCACCGGAGTTGGAAGATCCATCGGATAAGGAGTCGAGTCCATCTGCAATGGACGGGACATCGTCGCCGTTATTCTGTCCAAGCCCGGACGTGAACACCAAAGCTGATAACTTCATTGCAAGGTTTAAAGAAACTCTCAGGCTAGAGAAGGCGAAATCGATCAATGACAGAAGGAGGTCAAATCTTGGCCCAGAAACAACTCAAGGCCCAGCAAAAGAAGGCCCAAGTTAGCCTtttgatttattgatttttttttttgctgtttaACTTTATGAGGATATGTTGATTGTTGAGTTGTTTTCTTTCGCTTTTGGATTACACATTTACACACGCAAACACAGGTTACATATATAGACAGGTTTGATGTTCTGAGGAGTTTTGGATTTTGTTCTTTACTTCTTGtgtacgatttttttttttttttataaaaaggtTCGTTTGGGAAACAATTTTTaataataacatatatgttggttttatattttttttatttaaagggaaTGGGAGGGGGTTGGACTCGAATCCACACACTCAAGATGGGGCGTCTTGTACATGCATACCAAGTTGTTGTTCTACTACCAGCTTGGCACATATATGTTGATTTtagagtgctcttaaaaatgtTAGCATATATATTTTCCAAAATATTATGTATcgggttaattttttttatagtatATATGCTATGACAAATTACCTATAGTGTTATACAACCAATTATCTTAAAAGAGGGAGATATTTCTGAAATTATTGGTTAAAATTCTAAAATGCTCTTGAAATTGCTGGTTTGAGTAGCATTTGCCAAATGCAACTTGAATCATATAATACATGCCAGTTGAAATTGTTCACCAAACGATACCTTAGTTGTCATGGTTGCAGCCTTCTCCattacaaattaataaaaattttcaatttggaATTTAGTTGTATATACATCCAATTTGTGCACACTATTGAATTGGGACATGATGAGGATTAGATGGATTTAGTGGCAATCTGTATTTCTTAACATATTCACAAGGGAAGAGACATCTATCACTCCCTGGAAGCTAATTGTTTTATTATATCTTCAAGAGATTGTTCTTGCTGTATACTGTGAGCCCACCTTACTTTGATTCGGACTTGCTCTATGCTTTGCTTCAAAGTCATAGCAATCGATGGATGCACGCGATCCATGAAAAATGCTTCAACCTCATCAGCCTTTTCATTGCTTGCAAACTGCAAGATCAAATGGATCAACTTCATTTCATGGTTAGTGTTGAAAGAACATtatagagcaatttcaaaagctTCCAGCGCCGCAAATAAGGATAGATTTAACAgcataaataagtaaataacagATAAATTCTCGCGTAAGGGGCTCCTGTACGAGAGAGACCTTAAAACATCGGTGTATGAGAGAGATCAATATAAATGCAGCATATATATGCAGTATACTGCTGCAGTATTGTAATGTAATGAAATCAAACTGCTTACCGGCGTGACTATATCTCTGACGAAATGAGTAAGTAGCATCCCATCACCATGCCTCTTCAATATTAGGTCCCAATTCTCCTGCATGTCATACCCAAGATGCATGTCCGATGTTAATGACTCTTTCTGTCACATTTATCTTGTCAGTCACACTAAAAAATCATAGATAATTTTGATTCTGTCACACCCAGAAACTCCGCCTACCTTCAACCATTCCCAAGCTATTTCACAGCATTCTGTACTTATTCCAGCTAATCCGTAAATGATATCTTGATCTCGAACCTGAAAGGGGGTTGAGATAAACTTGGTAGCTGTCAGATTTTGCTTTAAAATAAGTATGTTGACAATCTTAAGAGTTGAGAGTTCAGTTAGCAAATTAGACCTCATCAGACACCAAAAAGTTCAGAACCTCTACACCTATATTTGGGTCTGGACATGATGCCAAATATCCTGTGGAAAGTCCGATTACGTAAAACATTAGATTCAAATTAGAAACTTTCATCCATTAACAATCTAGGATGGAGAAGCAGCGACGTACTCAGAACCCGTTCCTTCTCTTGCACGGTATCAACTTCCCTATAAATCTTCAAAAGCGAATCAAGTCCACTTCTATTTGAGGTGCTACAATTCCTCATTATGGCAATGTATGCTGCCTGCAAGGGAGATTGAAAAAAGGCTCCGTAAACAGAAGAATATAAAGTGGGCATTAAGGTGTCATCGTGTTACCCTTCTCATGTCGGCTGAAAGACACTCGGTGTTGCCATCGTTTATTAGCATCTGAAAACGCTGCATTGCTTCTTCGTGAGTTTTCTTATGGTCCAAATCAGCCAAGGCCATAAAAACTTCTCCCCTCGACAACGCGCTTAGATGACTCTCTCCAGAAACTGGTTCCCAGCCTAGTTCTCTGCAACAGATAACATGAAATCTAAAGAGTGAAACAATCCGTAAAAATGAAAGGTGTTCATATTAACAAACCGGTATACACTAATTTTTCATACTCAGCAGCATATAGAAGAATCCCAATGACaaattctttcatttcttttactGAACCAGGAATGGCATCTCTTGCGATCTTCACAACATTATAACAGGCCTGGTGTACAAATTAGCAAAAAGGTAAGCTTACCAAGGATGTcaaaataaatagaaatattCAAGAAAGTGAAATTATCCTTACATCGATGAGTTTTGACAATACAATGTAATCAAGCTCTTTTCTGTACACATCCATCAAGCTAAGCAAAGAAGAGAATGGTAGCTCACAAGCCACACAAAGGGCATATGTATCATCCAAAATGCCTGAGAATAGACAACCAAgactatttgattttatttcatTGACAATTTATAGTTTATACTGCAAATAAAGTAATCAAAAGTTGTCCGATTAGCATGCCCTAAATACTGTATAGGTCAAGTTCCCCGGCCTGCAAATGATTTTCTCAAGGAATAGAACATGGATAATACAAAGTAATGTGACACGTGACGCATACCAAATTTATCTGTAGCTGACAAGCAGTTGTTCTCTACTGCCTTCCTCAATTGAGCTGCCAGTTTATCTTCGTATTTTACTCTATAAAAACCACTCTGCTCAACATTAACTTTGATCCAAAAATGTTCATCATTTGTTCCTTTGAACGACTCTGAATTGTCATCAGGAGAAGGTAAAAGCTCTGATATATCCACCCTTTCAACTGTTGAATCCATAAGGAAATTCTTGCGCCTATCGTATGAGCCAAGGCATAGGGTTATTGGTACAATCCATTGCCCATCACCACGGGAACCAGACAAGAGAAACTGTGACTGCAAATCCAAATCAATATTATGTTTATTGCTACTACAAAGAAAATTTCAGTGATGAGCCAAGGAAATTTCAACAGATGCATGTTTTCCATCACACCACTGGTAGTACCTGTTCAAATTCCAAAATAAGATCTTGAGATTTTACAAAGATAACTGGATAGCCTTTTTGCTTTGTCCAACTATCCATTAGTGAGTTTACTTGAGCTCCCGATTCCTTAGAAAGAGCGCTCCAAAAATCTTCTGTTTTGACGTTACTCCAAGCATATCTTTTCATGTATGCCCTCAAGGAATTCTGAAAGACATGAATGAAACACAtggctaaaaaaaaaaactagaccaTTTCAACGGTGGCATTTAAAGGCTAAGGAAAATTCATCAAAATATATGTTTCTGATGAAGAAAGATTCGGACCTGGATCATGTCATCCCCAAGATATCCCTGCAACATTCTAATGATAGCAGATCCCTTATAATAACCAATGGCATCAAAAACTTCAAGAACTGAACGAGCGTGGTGTATATCCACCTGAAAAATGAATATCAGCCCACAGAGGATATTGTTTAACTGTGTAATGCAATTATGCTTGAACTACCAAACGGCCTTTGGTTTCTCTTTTCCTGATGAATAAGTCGAGAAACAAGAATACATACATGCTACATAAACACACAGGAATGGATGGACACAAACACACAATAGACCTGTCCATATATTAACGGTGTTATTTTGAATGAAGTTCAGTATATTGTTTTGTAAAGCATGTGAGTCATACAATCCTTGGAAGCTGTATAGCAGCACGACCGCATGCTGCATATCTCCTAACTAATGGCATTAACCCAAATTAGCGAGCTAAACTGTTTAGGATGATAAAGTTTGTAATCGTAAAATCAAGTACAAGGATTGGTTTCTGTTACCTCAATTGGATGTGATTGTTCCAGTGCATCCATCTCTAGGCCACTAGTACTTAGTTGAAGAAACTGAGTCCACAGTTTCCACTCAGGAAATATTCTGTCAGCGGCCATATAACTAACCtggaattaaatcaagttttagAGATAGTCTCCAATGCAATTACAATTAGCAGAAGGAAACAGTTGAAAGTTACCCATGTTGCAAAACCCTCATTTAGCCATAAATGAGTCCACCATTCCATTGTTACCAGATTGCCAAACCATTGATGGGCCACTTCATGCGCCACAACAATTGTCAGCTGCGAAAGAAATACGCTTATTCAGCATCGAGAATGCAGACCAACAAAGGTCTTTAAACAATAGTAATATAGAAAACTCTTTTATATAATGATAGAGAAACTATTTTACACAATACAAATGTTACATGGTATTGGAATGGAAAAATGAATGGCCAATAGATCCCGCTAAACTCTTACGTGCTGTTTTTTAGCAGTTGTTGAAAGTTTAGCATCGTGAAGCAACTCATTCTCTCTATATGTAATCAAACCATAATTCTCCATAGCTCCACCAGAAAACTCAGGGACAGCAACCATATCAAGTTTAGCAAGTGGGTATGGCATTGAAAAGTATCTGAAAAAATCCACAAGAGGGTTAAGATTGGTATCGGTAATAGCATTACCACAAAATTAAGTTAATAAATGTTCTTCTACCTCTTGATTAGAAACAAACTTTGATATACTTACTCAGTAAATAGTTCAAGCATCTTAACAGCAACATCTAAAGAAAACTTCCCTTTATCACTCGTGCCCACTGGACAGTATACGCGAACCTTAACACCTGCAGAAAAATGTCAAGACTCTATTTGAGAAAGAGGATCGACtaggaagaaaaaataaaacaaaaatccaGCTTATACACGTACCATCAGCCGTTGTAGCTTCAATGTGATCAAACACACCGATAACAAGAGCAACCAAATAAGTTGACATGACAGGGGATTCCTCAAAATGGACAGTCTTAATGTTCCCATCAAACTTTTCATCAATAACGGGCATGTTAGACAACACTTTCAATTCTAGAGGGACATCCACTGTTATTTTGAAGGTAGCCTGTTAAGAATGAAAACAAAGTAGTTTTCTCTATTATTATATATACCATGCTATGATCAAAATGATGGAAACTTTGCTGATACATGCAATAGTATAATCCATCTTTCCATGTCTATGTTTATATGTGGTCTCTCTATATCTATCTATTGGTTTCACTTTCCTGGTGagtaaaatgaaaatcaaggCCAGTAAAATTTTACTGAAAATGCTGCTGACCTTAAGAGCAGGTTCATCCCAGCATGGAAAGCACCGCCTTGCGTCCACGGCTTCAAATTGTGTAACTGCCATATTCTTCTTCTCTCCCATATCCACATATGTACTACAAAAATCAAGGATCAAACAATAGTTGCATCCTGAATTTAAAAAGGTATAGAGCACCAAATTGATTCCCAATCAAGGAACAATACGACTGCTTTCTAGGAAAAAATTTTGTTGTGAAATCCAGCGGATGAAGGAAAATAGATAGTACCATCTATAAAACCCCCTCAAATGATCATTAAGAGCCCCAGAAAACTCAATCCCCAGCAATCCATCACCAACACCAAGCTTTTCATGGAAGACCAAAAAAAGTATCTCACTATCATCATCTAAACTGACATCACAAGGATGGTACTGCTGCAAAATTAAGAACAAAGAGATTTAAAGAAAACCCAATAACAATAAATCGTTGGTCATGCTTAACCAGGTAAGGACTAATTACTTTACTCTCAGCGTTCTTGAACCAGACTTCACTGACAGTAAGTTCCACAGCATTCAAGAGGATGACGTTGGTAGGTTCGGTGATGCTAAGGTTAATGCAAACTGTACCAGAGAAATTGCACAGAGAGAGATCAGGTTTGAGGTAAATATCATAGAATTTTGGGATTGCAAACTTTGGTAGCCTTGTTTGGCCTTTGAGTTGCTCCCTGCTCGGTTTCTGCTCCATTTTTCCTCTGATGAAAGCTAGCTTTGTGTAGCACAGAACACCaaaaggttttctttttttagcaaGCTTTTGGGGTGGGGAAATTGAACCATGAGTAAGAGATATTATACAAGTCGTTTGGTGTTATGTTTGGCaagtaaatttatattttgcaGTAATTCGAAGTGTTATATTCAATAATTAGTTTATTTACTGAAAATAATATCATATGCCCATTGTTGACAGATACTTGCTGTTGTCTTTACAGGTCCAAAAAGTCTTCTAATATTGTGGAGAACTTGAAAATAATATCATGCCTATTGTTGACAGGGAGAGTTACTTTGCTATTGTTCTCTATCGTGTCTTTATAGGAACAAAAAGTCTTTTGCATTGTGGAAAATTGCGTGAAAGAAGGCACTTTCTTTGATGAAGCTAGTATAGATTTTGTCCTCATTATCTTGGCTTACTGTTTAACTGTTAATTGTCTTGATGCTGAAGTACTGCTAATTGCTGGGAAAACGGACACGAACACAATCAATGCAAGTGTCCCACTTACCGGACACGAACACATATCGGACACTTATCATCATgccatgtaattttttttaaatatagaaAACCGACATTTGAAAACAAAAGTTGTCAACTTTAAATTTGACAATTCCTAACCTAAAATCCAGTGATTCAGACCTGAAGGTCGTCGTTCAAATAAAATTGTAACTTATAGGTCTAGTTTGGTAAAACTTTTTGAAAGTAATAGATATACTAGTAGAAATGATGGTAGTAGAAATGTTGGATAATTAtaatagcagatatgctgcatgaatactaggtaggtgtttggttgaacttttattgGTAACAATTATGCTGTGTAGCATATTGCGACAAATTACGCGCAGAGATATTAAGCATTTTAGTTATAGGctaaacatataaatatatttaaacataaaagttaaatatgccaaaataaagaaaattaatgaaaatacaataaatattaattaatttatctaatataattaaataataatttcaatggatacaattaattaattaattaattaatgaaaataagTAGATTTAATGGggacaaaataaataattatcatGCAAATGCTAGGGAAATGCTTCAAATTAGTAGCATtgcaaaagtagtataaaatgcTGATGAAAATGTCTCAGCATATGTGCACAAAAAATGGTGTTTGGATGACAACTAACATTTATattagcaagtagtataaatgttagTAAAAAAATCTTCCAAACGGGACCATAGTATTTTGATTTGTAGTTGGATATTTATTAAACTTACtagtattttaatttgtatgaattaaatttaaatatatttattaaatatttatttgtcatatCCTTGACGTGTCGTATCtttagaattttgagaattgacgTGTTGGCGTATCTGTGTAGTGTTGTGTTCGTGCTTCACATGCTaattgtctttcattggtttgGTTAAGCAAATGTCAAAATTTATGCTCACGTTAAGTTGTTGGACGATATTCCAAACACAACCTTCAAGTTCcaatttgatttaaaacaagGAAAcaagttcttttttctttgtatttctaTAACCCATTTTGTGTTATGTTTTAAGAGTTTAGAAAGACAGATTTGATATAACTTAAATGAAAGATATCATTCACTCCAATAGATGTTCCATCCTTCATACCAGATGATCGTTAGCTTCAGTTTCACTAAAATTACTTAGATGAGACTGACTGGGGAGTGGAGACTAAGAAACTGTTATTGAGAGCATTCATAATGATATATCTAATGAGGTTGAGTATGTAAAATAGAGATTTAATTGTATATATTTGAAGATATTTGCTCATGCATCAGTATTCAAAGTGAGTATGGATTATCCAAATTGTGTTATATCATGTGCTAGATATAGCACACAAGAAGTCGATGTGTATCATCTGAAAAAATTAAAGTATTCACTCCTCTCCATTGCGACTTCTCTCCGTCTCAACGTCTAGATAGACTTCCCTCTCTCGATTGAAATCGAACTCGAACTCGAGCCAGTTCTATCCGGTCATTGCGAAGCGCACTAGCTCGAGGAACCTGCGAATGTGTGTGTAATTTTTGGTTGATTTGGTTTCCGTCTACTTTGGTTGATTTGCCATTAATGTTCATTGTGCTGTGAAACTGGATAATTTAGCCATTGTTGAATGTCATTTCCTTCTTCTCATCTTCTTAATGTTTGTCATCTCCACTGTCAACCATTAACGTttattcaattttgttttcattattcTGATTCTGTATATTTGAATGTAAGCATACTGAAAACTTGATGTTGTGTATGTACATCCTTTGATTATGTATATGTGAATTAAAGCCCATTTGAAGAAATGTAGGAAATCTAAAAACTTGATGTTGTGTATGTACATCCCTTCAAAATGATTGTGCTTAACACAAGAGGAGGTGAATTATGTCTCCAAAATTCAATTGGAAtccttttttacaatttcaaacaaatcaatgtcaattaacgaATGGCGCACAactttggactctaatgattatgctaatcaatattcaatctaATGGAAGatatgatacaatatggtgaatgatcaaatatcaaataagcAAGAACTACAAAAAtagatttttcaaacaacactcCGTATGTAGATTTTACAACACATATTCCACCTAttaaatgatgtcgaaatgcaacgaagtttcatatgcaatgtcacaacaccttgatAAACACTGtatcaaaaaattgattaaaattcaaagtcgagccatgtgaacagtgcacgaaCATATTAGTGGtccagaaaattctgcaatcaaaacacttgacATAATGGTTTAGAGAAACCTCCACCAATGcaattaacaacctcaagcaaatgatcaacacacaagggcaaaaaatcagttttaattAAGGCTATCAAAAATAGCCGAAAAAACCGAATCAGTTGACCGAATGACTGGTACAAATGTATTTGTTAAATCTCAAAACTAAAAAATCTTAGtttaagcaaaaacaaaaatgaaaaccagAGAGAACTTTACTCTTGTCACTACAGGCTACAACGAAGCCCTCGCCCCTCATTGTGCTGTCTTTTCCCAATATCCATTAATCCCTCCCCTCTTTCTCCCCTTATTACGCTGTCTTCTCCCCTGGTAATCCTTCCTCCTCTATAATGTACCTTGATATACGCCATTTGATTTGATGTTTactgatgaattttttttgcaaaCGTTGATGTTGACAGTCAATGCAAGTGTCCCACTTGCTGGACATGAACAATCGAACACTTGTCACCCtgtcatgtaattttttttctaaatatagAAAACCGacacttcaaaacaaaaattgtcTACTTTAAATTTGACAATTCCTAGCCCAAAATCCAACAATCCAAACCATAAGGTCGTCgttcaaataaaattataatttacaGTATTTTGATTTGTAGTTGGATATTTATTACACTTACTAGtattttgatttatattttgatatttatatgaattaaatttaaatatgtttattaaatatttatttgtcatGTCCTTGACGTGTCGTGTCTTTAGAATTTTGAGAACTGACGTGTTGGCGTATCCATGCAGTGTCGTGTCCATGCTTCACAGGctaattttctttcattggCCTGATTAAGCAGAGGTCAAAATTTATGCTCACGTTAAGCTGTTGGACAATCTTCCAAACACAACCTTCAAGTTCcaatttgatttaaaacaagGAAATAAGatcttttttctttgtatttctaTAACGCATTTTGTGTTATGTTTAAGAGTTTAGAAAGATAGATTTGATATAACTTAAATGAAAGATCTCACTCACTCCAATAGATGTTCCATCCTTCATACCAGATGATCGTTAGCTTCAATTTCACTGGAAAAGCCTTTGATGAGACTGACTGGGGAGTGGAGACTAAGAAACTGTTAGTGAGAGCTTTCATAGTGATATATCTAATAAGGTTGAGCATGTAAAACAGAGATTTAATGGTATAGATTTGAAGATATTTGCTCATGCATCAGTATTCGAAGTGAGTATGGATTATCCAGATTGTGTTATATAGCACACAAGAAGTCGATGTGTATTCTCTAAACAAATTAAAGTATTAACTCCTCTCCATTACGACTTCTCTCCATCTCAACTTCTCGATAGACTTCCCACTTTCGATCGAACTCAAACTCGAACTCGAGCCAGTTCGATCTGGTCATTGAAAGCACACTAGCTCGAGGAACCTGCGAATATGTGTACAATTTTTGGTTGATTTGGTTTCCCTCTACTTTGGTTGATTTGTCATTAATGTTCATTGTGCTGTGAAAATGGATAATTTAGCCATTGTTGAATCTCATTTCCTTCTTCTCATCTTTTTAATGTTTGTCATCTCCATTG is part of the Tripterygium wilfordii isolate XIE 37 chromosome 7, ASM1340144v1, whole genome shotgun sequence genome and encodes:
- the LOC120002831 gene encoding aminopeptidase M1-like isoform X5, which produces MLWNLLSVKSGSRTLRYHPCDVSLDDDSEILFLVFHEKLGVGDGLLGIEFSGALNDHLRGFYRCTYVDMGEKKNMAVTQFEAVDARRCFPCWDEPALKATFKITVDVPLELKVLSNMPVIDEKFDGNIKTVHFEESPVMSTYLVALVIGVFDHIEATTADGVKVRVYCPVGTSDKGKFSLDVAVKMLELFTEYFSMPYPLAKLDMVAVPEFSGGAMENYGLITYRENELLHDAKLSTTAKKQHLTIVVAHEVAHQWFGNLVTMEWWTHLWLNEGFATWVSYMAADRIFPEWKLWTQFLQLSTSGLEMDALEQSHPIEVDIHHARSVLEVFDAIGYYKGSAIIRMLQGYLGDDMIQNSLRAYMKRYAWSNVKTEDFWSALSKESGAQVNSLMDSWTKQKGYPVIFVKSQDLILEFEQSQFLLSGSRGDGQWIVPITLCLGSYDRRKNFLMDSTVERVDISELLPSPDDNSESFKGTNDEHFWIKVNVEQSGFYRVKYEDKLAAQLRKAVENNCLSATDKFGILDDTYALCVACELPFSSLLSLMDVYRKELDYIVLSKLIDACYNVVKIARDAIPGSVKEMKEFVIGILLYAAEELGWEPVSGESHLSALSRGEVFMALADLDHKKTHEEAMQRFQMLINDGNTECLSADMRRAAYIAIMRNCSTSNRSGLDSLLKIYREVDTVQEKERVLRYLASCPDPNIGVEVLNFLVSDEVRDQDIIYGLAGISTECCEIAWEWLKENWDLILKRHGDGMLLTHFVRDIVTPFASNEKADEVEAFFMDRVHPSIAMTLKQSIEQVRIKVRWAHSIQQEQSLEDIIKQLASRE
- the LOC120002831 gene encoding aminopeptidase M1-like isoform X4, yielding MLWNLLSVKSGSRTLRQYHPCDVSLDDDSEILFLVFHEKLGVGDGLLGIEFSGALNDHLRGFYRCTYVDMGEKKNMAVTQFEAVDARRCFPCWDEPALKATFKITVDVPLELKVLSNMPVIDEKFDGNIKTVHFEESPVMSTYLVALVIGVFDHIEATTADGVKVRVYCPVGTSDKGKFSLDVAVKMLELFTEYFSMPYPLAKLDMVAVPEFSGGAMENYGLITYRENELLHDAKLSTTAKKQHLTIVVAHEVAHQWFGNLVTMEWWTHLWLNEGFATWVSYMAADRIFPEWKLWTQFLQLSTSGLEMDALEQSHPIEVDIHHARSVLEVFDAIGYYKGSAIIRMLQGYLGDDMIQNSLRAYMKRYAWSNVKTEDFWSALSKESGAQVNSLMDSWTKQKGYPVIFVKSQDLILEFEQSQFLLSGSRGDGQWIVPITLCLGSYDRRKNFLMDSTVERVDISELLPSPDDNSESFKGTNDEHFWIKVNVEQSGFYRVKYEDKLAAQLRKAVENNCLSATDKFGILDDTYALCVACELPFSSLLSLMDVYRKELDYIVLSKLIDACYNVVKIARDAIPGSVKEMKEFVIGILLYAAEELGWEPVSGESHLSALSRGEVFMALADLDHKKTHEEAMQRFQMLINDGNTECLSADMRRAAYIAIMRNCSTSNRSGLDSLLKIYREVDTVQEKERVLRYLASCPDPNIGVEVLNFLVSDEVRDQDIIYGLAGISTECCEIAWEWLKENWDLILKRHGDGMLLTHFVRDIVTPFASNEKADEVEAFFMDRVHPSIAMTLKQSIEQVRIKVRWAHSIQQEQSLEDIIKQLASRE
- the LOC120002831 gene encoding aminopeptidase M1-like isoform X6, which encodes MEQKPSREQLKGQTRLPKFAIPKFYDIYLKPDLSLCNFSGTVCINLSITEPTNVILLNAVELTVSEVWFKNAESKQYHPCDVSLDDDSEILFLVFHEKLGVGDGLLGIEFSGALNDHLRGFYRCTYVDMGEKKNMAVTQFEAVDARRCFPCWDEPALKATFKITVDVPLELKVLSNMPVIDEKFDGNIKTVHFEESPVMSTYLVALVIGVFDHIEATTADGVKVRVYCPVGTSDKGKFSLDVAVKMLELFTEYFSMPYPLAKLDMVAVPEFSGGAMENYGLITYRENELLHDAKLSTTAKKQHLTIVVAHEVAHQWFGNLVTMEWWTHLWLNEGFATWVSYMAADRIFPEWKLWTQFLQLSTSGLEMDALEQSHPIEVDIHHARSVLEVFDAIGYYKGSAIIRMLQGYLGDDMIQNSLRAYMKRYAWSNVKTEDFWSALSKESGAQVNSLMDSWTKQKGYPVIFVKSQDLILEFEQSQFLLSGSRGDGQWIVPITLCLGSYDRRKNFLMDSTVERVDISELLPSPDDNSESFKGTNDEHFWIKVNVEQSGFYRVKYEDKLAAQLRKAVENNCLSATDKFGILDDTYALCVACELPFSSLLSLMDVYRKELDYIVLSKLIDACYNVVKIARDAIPGSVKEMKEFVIGILLYAAEELGWEPVSGESHLSALSRGEVFMALADLDHKKTHEEAMQRFQMLINDGNTECLSADMRRAAYIAIMRNCSTSNRSGLDSLLKIYREVDTVQEKERVLRYLASCPDPNIGSRSRYHLRISWNKYRML